In Rhinopithecus roxellana isolate Shanxi Qingling chromosome 16, ASM756505v1, whole genome shotgun sequence, a single genomic region encodes these proteins:
- the SLC2A6 gene encoding solute carrier family 2, facilitated glucose transporter member 6 isoform X1, translating to MQEPLLGAEGPDYDTFPEKPPPSPGDRARVGALQNKRVFLATFAAVLGNFSFGYALVYTSPVIPALEHSLDPDLHLTKSQASWFGSVFTLGAAAGGLSAMILNDLLGRKLSIMFSAVPSAAGYALMAGAHGLWMLLLGRTLTGFAGGLTAACIPVYVSEIAPPGVRGALGATPQLMAVFGSLSLYALGLLLPWRWLAVAGEAPVLVMILLLSFMPNSPRFLLSRGRDEEALRALAWLRGTDADVQWEFEQIQDNVRRQSSRVSWAEVRAPHVCRPIAVALLMRLLQQLTGITPILVYLQSIFDSTAVLLPPKDDAAIVGAVRLLSVLIAALTMDLAGRKVLLFVSAAIMFAANLTLGLYIHFGPRPLSPNSTAGLESESWGDLAQPLAAPAGYLTLVPLLATMFFIMGYAMGWGPITWLLMSEVLPLRARGVASGLCVLASWLTAFVLTKSFLPVVSAFGLQVPFFFFAAICLVSLVFTGCCVPETKGRSLEQIESFFRTGRRSFLR from the exons ATGCAGGAGCCGCTGCTGGGAGCCGAGGGCCCGGACTACGACACCTTCCCCGAGAAGCCGCCCCCGTCGCCAGGGGACAGGGCGCGGGTCGG GGCCCTGCAGAACAAAAGGGTGTTCCTGGCCACTTTCGCCGCAGTGCTCGGCAATTTCAGCTTTGGATATGCTCTGGTCTACACAtcccctgtcatcccagccctgGAGCACTCCTTGGATCCCGACCTGCATCTGACCAAATCCCAGGCATCTTGGTTCGGG TCCGTGTTCACCTTGGGAGCAGCAGCCGGAGGCCTGAGTGCCATGATCCTCAATGACCTCCTGGGCCGGAAGCTGAGCATCATGTTCTCAGCTGTGCCGTCAGCGGCCGGCTACGCGCTCATGGCGGGTGCGCACGGCCTCTGGATGCTGCTGCTTGGAAGGACGCTGACGGGCTTCGCCGGGGGGCTCACAGCTGCCTGCATCCCG GTGTACGTGTCTGAGATTGCTCCCCCAGGCGTTCGTGGGGCTCTGGGGGCCACACCCCAGCTCATGGCAGTGTTCGGATCCCTGTCTCTCTACGCCCTGG GCCTCCTGCTGCCGTGGCGCTGGCTGGCTGTGGCTGGGGAGGCGCCCGTGCTCGTCATGATCCTGCTACTCAGCTTCATGCCCAACTCGCCGCGCTTCCTGCTCTCTCGGGGCAGGGATGAGGAGGCCCTGAGGGCGCTGGCCTGGCTGCGCGGGACGGACGCTGATGTCCAGTGGGAGTTCGAGCAGATCCAGGACAACGTCCGGAGACAG AGCAGCCGAGTGTCGTGGGCTGAGGTACGGGCCCCCCACGTGTGCCGGCCCATTGCCGTGGCCTTGCTGATGCGTCTCCTGCAGCAGCTGACGGGAATCACGCCCATCCTGGTCTACCTGCAGTCCATCTTCGACAGCACCGCTGTCCTGCTG CCCCCGAAGGACGACGCAGCCATCGTTGGGGCTGTGCGGCTCCTGTCTGTGCTGATCGCTGCCCTCACCATGGACCTCGCTGGCCGCAAGGTGCTGCTCTTCGTCTCAG CGGCCATCATGTTTGCTGCCAACCTGACTCTGGGGCTGTACATCCACTTTGGCCCCAGGCCTCTGAGCCCCAACAGCACTGCGGGCCTGGAAAGTGAGTCCTGGGGGGACTTGGCGCAGCCCCTGGCAGCACCCGCTGGCTACCTCACCCTGGTGCCCCTGCTGGCCACCATGTTCTTCATTATGG GCTATGCCATGGGCTGGGGCCCCATCACCTGGCTGCTCATGTCTGAGGTCCTGCCCCTGCGGGCCCGTGGTGTGGCTTCGGGGCTCTGCGTGCTGGCCAGCTGGCTCACCGCCTTCGTCCTCACCAAGTCCTTCCTGCCAGTGGTG AGCGCCTTCGGCCTCCAGGTGCCTTTCTTCTTCTTCGCGGCCATCTGCTTGGTGAGCCTGGTGTTCACAGGCTGCTGTGTGCCCGAGACCAAAGGACGGTCCCTGGAGCAGATCGAGTCCTTCTTCCGCACGGGGAGAAGGTCCTTCTTGCGCTAG
- the SLC2A6 gene encoding solute carrier family 2, facilitated glucose transporter member 6 isoform X2, which translates to MQEPLLGAEGPDYDTFPEKPPPSPGDRARVGALQNKRVFLATFAAVLGNFSFGYALVYTSPVIPALEHSLDPDLHLTKSQASWFGSVFTLGAAAGGLSAMILNDLLGRKLSIMFSAVPSAAGYALMAGAHGLWMLLLGRTLTGFAGGLTAACIPVYVSEIAPPGVRGALGATPQLMAVFGSLSLYALGLLLPWRWLAVAGEAPVLVMILLLSFMPNSPRFLLSRGRDEEALRALAWLRGTDADVQWEFEQIQDNVRRQSSRVSWAEVRAPHVCRPIAVALLMRLLQQLTGITPILVYLQSIFDSTAVLLPPKDDAAIVGAVRLLSVLIAALTMDLAGRKVLLFVSAAIMFAANLTLGLYIHFGPRPLSPNSTAGLESYAMGWGPITWLLMSEVLPLRARGVASGLCVLASWLTAFVLTKSFLPVVSAFGLQVPFFFFAAICLVSLVFTGCCVPETKGRSLEQIESFFRTGRRSFLR; encoded by the exons ATGCAGGAGCCGCTGCTGGGAGCCGAGGGCCCGGACTACGACACCTTCCCCGAGAAGCCGCCCCCGTCGCCAGGGGACAGGGCGCGGGTCGG GGCCCTGCAGAACAAAAGGGTGTTCCTGGCCACTTTCGCCGCAGTGCTCGGCAATTTCAGCTTTGGATATGCTCTGGTCTACACAtcccctgtcatcccagccctgGAGCACTCCTTGGATCCCGACCTGCATCTGACCAAATCCCAGGCATCTTGGTTCGGG TCCGTGTTCACCTTGGGAGCAGCAGCCGGAGGCCTGAGTGCCATGATCCTCAATGACCTCCTGGGCCGGAAGCTGAGCATCATGTTCTCAGCTGTGCCGTCAGCGGCCGGCTACGCGCTCATGGCGGGTGCGCACGGCCTCTGGATGCTGCTGCTTGGAAGGACGCTGACGGGCTTCGCCGGGGGGCTCACAGCTGCCTGCATCCCG GTGTACGTGTCTGAGATTGCTCCCCCAGGCGTTCGTGGGGCTCTGGGGGCCACACCCCAGCTCATGGCAGTGTTCGGATCCCTGTCTCTCTACGCCCTGG GCCTCCTGCTGCCGTGGCGCTGGCTGGCTGTGGCTGGGGAGGCGCCCGTGCTCGTCATGATCCTGCTACTCAGCTTCATGCCCAACTCGCCGCGCTTCCTGCTCTCTCGGGGCAGGGATGAGGAGGCCCTGAGGGCGCTGGCCTGGCTGCGCGGGACGGACGCTGATGTCCAGTGGGAGTTCGAGCAGATCCAGGACAACGTCCGGAGACAG AGCAGCCGAGTGTCGTGGGCTGAGGTACGGGCCCCCCACGTGTGCCGGCCCATTGCCGTGGCCTTGCTGATGCGTCTCCTGCAGCAGCTGACGGGAATCACGCCCATCCTGGTCTACCTGCAGTCCATCTTCGACAGCACCGCTGTCCTGCTG CCCCCGAAGGACGACGCAGCCATCGTTGGGGCTGTGCGGCTCCTGTCTGTGCTGATCGCTGCCCTCACCATGGACCTCGCTGGCCGCAAGGTGCTGCTCTTCGTCTCAG CGGCCATCATGTTTGCTGCCAACCTGACTCTGGGGCTGTACATCCACTTTGGCCCCAGGCCTCTGAGCCCCAACAGCACTGCGGGCCTGGAAA GCTATGCCATGGGCTGGGGCCCCATCACCTGGCTGCTCATGTCTGAGGTCCTGCCCCTGCGGGCCCGTGGTGTGGCTTCGGGGCTCTGCGTGCTGGCCAGCTGGCTCACCGCCTTCGTCCTCACCAAGTCCTTCCTGCCAGTGGTG AGCGCCTTCGGCCTCCAGGTGCCTTTCTTCTTCTTCGCGGCCATCTGCTTGGTGAGCCTGGTGTTCACAGGCTGCTGTGTGCCCGAGACCAAAGGACGGTCCCTGGAGCAGATCGAGTCCTTCTTCCGCACGGGGAGAAGGTCCTTCTTGCGCTAG
- the SLC2A6 gene encoding solute carrier family 2, facilitated glucose transporter member 6 isoform X3, with protein MQEPLLGAEGPDYDTFPEKPPPSPGDRARVGALQNKRVFLATFAAVLGNFSFGYALVYTSPVIPALEHSLDPDLHLTKSQASWFGSVFTLGAAAGGLSAMILNDLLGRKLSIMFSAVPSAAGYALMAGAHGLWMLLLGRTLTGFAGGLTAACIPVYVSEIAPPGVRGALGATPQLMAVFGSLSLYALGLLLPWRWLAVAGEAPVLVMILLLSFMPNSPRFLLSRGRDEEALRALAWLRGTDADVQWEFEQIQDNVRRQSSRVSWAEVRAPHVCRPIAVALLMRLLQQLTGITPILVYLQSIFDSTAVLLPPKDDAAIVGAVRLLSVLIAALTMDLAGRKVLLFVSGYAMGWGPITWLLMSEVLPLRARGVASGLCVLASWLTAFVLTKSFLPVVSAFGLQVPFFFFAAICLVSLVFTGCCVPETKGRSLEQIESFFRTGRRSFLR; from the exons ATGCAGGAGCCGCTGCTGGGAGCCGAGGGCCCGGACTACGACACCTTCCCCGAGAAGCCGCCCCCGTCGCCAGGGGACAGGGCGCGGGTCGG GGCCCTGCAGAACAAAAGGGTGTTCCTGGCCACTTTCGCCGCAGTGCTCGGCAATTTCAGCTTTGGATATGCTCTGGTCTACACAtcccctgtcatcccagccctgGAGCACTCCTTGGATCCCGACCTGCATCTGACCAAATCCCAGGCATCTTGGTTCGGG TCCGTGTTCACCTTGGGAGCAGCAGCCGGAGGCCTGAGTGCCATGATCCTCAATGACCTCCTGGGCCGGAAGCTGAGCATCATGTTCTCAGCTGTGCCGTCAGCGGCCGGCTACGCGCTCATGGCGGGTGCGCACGGCCTCTGGATGCTGCTGCTTGGAAGGACGCTGACGGGCTTCGCCGGGGGGCTCACAGCTGCCTGCATCCCG GTGTACGTGTCTGAGATTGCTCCCCCAGGCGTTCGTGGGGCTCTGGGGGCCACACCCCAGCTCATGGCAGTGTTCGGATCCCTGTCTCTCTACGCCCTGG GCCTCCTGCTGCCGTGGCGCTGGCTGGCTGTGGCTGGGGAGGCGCCCGTGCTCGTCATGATCCTGCTACTCAGCTTCATGCCCAACTCGCCGCGCTTCCTGCTCTCTCGGGGCAGGGATGAGGAGGCCCTGAGGGCGCTGGCCTGGCTGCGCGGGACGGACGCTGATGTCCAGTGGGAGTTCGAGCAGATCCAGGACAACGTCCGGAGACAG AGCAGCCGAGTGTCGTGGGCTGAGGTACGGGCCCCCCACGTGTGCCGGCCCATTGCCGTGGCCTTGCTGATGCGTCTCCTGCAGCAGCTGACGGGAATCACGCCCATCCTGGTCTACCTGCAGTCCATCTTCGACAGCACCGCTGTCCTGCTG CCCCCGAAGGACGACGCAGCCATCGTTGGGGCTGTGCGGCTCCTGTCTGTGCTGATCGCTGCCCTCACCATGGACCTCGCTGGCCGCAAGGTGCTGCTCTTCGTCTCAG GCTATGCCATGGGCTGGGGCCCCATCACCTGGCTGCTCATGTCTGAGGTCCTGCCCCTGCGGGCCCGTGGTGTGGCTTCGGGGCTCTGCGTGCTGGCCAGCTGGCTCACCGCCTTCGTCCTCACCAAGTCCTTCCTGCCAGTGGTG AGCGCCTTCGGCCTCCAGGTGCCTTTCTTCTTCTTCGCGGCCATCTGCTTGGTGAGCCTGGTGTTCACAGGCTGCTGTGTGCCCGAGACCAAAGGACGGTCCCTGGAGCAGATCGAGTCCTTCTTCCGCACGGGGAGAAGGTCCTTCTTGCGCTAG